In Candidatus Reconcilbacillus cellulovorans, the following proteins share a genomic window:
- a CDS encoding superoxide dismutase, with amino-acid sequence MPHQLPPLPYPNNALEPYIDEQTMMIHHDRHHGTYVNNLNAALENYPELQNKTVEELISNLDAVPEAIRTAVRNNGGGHANHTLFWQIIGPNAGGEPTGKLAEAINRELGGFAKFKEDFTKAAMGRFGSGWAWLSVDKNGKLVIHSTANQDNPLMEGLTPIFGLDVWEHAYYLKYQNRRADYIAAFWNVVRWDEVGRRYEAAVAGK; translated from the coding sequence ATGCCACATCAACTTCCGCCGTTGCCGTATCCCAATAACGCGCTGGAACCGTACATCGACGAACAGACGATGATGATTCACCACGATCGTCATCACGGAACATACGTCAACAACCTGAACGCGGCTTTGGAAAACTATCCGGAGCTGCAGAACAAAACGGTCGAGGAACTGATCTCGAACCTCGACGCCGTGCCGGAAGCGATCCGCACCGCCGTGCGCAACAACGGCGGCGGCCACGCCAACCATACGCTGTTCTGGCAGATCATCGGCCCGAACGCCGGCGGCGAACCGACCGGCAAGCTGGCCGAGGCGATCAACCGCGAGCTCGGCGGATTCGCGAAATTCAAGGAAGACTTCACGAAAGCCGCGATGGGCCGGTTCGGTTCCGGTTGGGCGTGGCTCAGCGTCGACAAGAACGGCAAACTCGTCATCCACAGCACTGCTAACCAGGACAACCCGCTGATGGAAGGCTTGACGCCGATTTTCGGCCTCGACGTCTGGGAACACGCCTATTATCTGAAATACCAAAACCGCCGCGCCGACTACATCGCCGCATTCTGGAACGTCGTCCGCTGGGACGAAGTCGGCCGCCGGTACGAAGCCGCCGTCGCCGGCAAATGA